The genomic DNA tatagtaacatagtaagttaggttgaaaaaagacacacatccatcaagtctatatataacctgcctaactgctagttgatgcagaggaagtaaaaaaaaaaaacatttgaagcctctccattttGCCCCAGAAGGggaaaatgatttgccttcagGATTTccgttttacaacatttattatagtgtttatattcattaaatgtagcTTCTGTCCCCACAAACTTGTAGTTTTTTAAacacctttctcttctttcctattaacgtctatattaagccacatatggTAGtttttggtgcttctacattGACTTTTAAGGGAATAACCATTACAACataacaaccatttctgttctgtgtttttagcagaaaatgtaatgccccaatcaatgctctgaagggcagccctcaaggcactaaaattagctgtTAGCTAAAATTCAGGgtattaatctccctaagctccaaCTTTCTCCTTAACATTGCTCGTGGCataggtaatatctctgagaaaattacctagAAAGTCCtggccctcaactttacacctagttttttaaaataattcttaagAACTTCACCAACACTTCTTACTTTGTCAtgggtacctatgtgtaccaagagagctgggtcttccccagctcctcccaataatctgtccactcgttccaccacatgccgaaccctagcacaggcaagcagcagactgttcggcatgaagcATCCTTATGACAGATTACCCAATGCTCCCTTCTAATAATTGactcccctataactaaaacctgcctataCTTCTTTGCACTCCCTCCTCTGCCcatattagagacactgcctcccagggtgctctgagagtcagtctgctccatacatgccagttcagagctgtccttcccagcatcttcagccaaaatggcaaatctgttgCTTTGAACGAGCTATGGATCATCCCTCCAACCCCTCCATCCCCTACTTggacaaatatgttttttttttttataaatagtaaAACTAGTAACTAATGACTGCCATTGTAACAGAAACTTTTCTCTGTTGTACAAGAAGGGACATGATTTCTGTAACTAATCTGAAAACAGCACAACGTTCTTTAGTAgcagcacacacatacacacacagctcCAGTGCATTCCCTCCCGCATGACAGTTATAATTACATAGCTGCTGCCTCTCAGGCAAGTCTgtggcaatatataaatatatatatcagaccCTTCCTTTCTCTAAACTGCTAGGTTTTGACTCCACCCTCCTGCAGCTTTCAACAGCACAGATGAAATCAAAGAGCATCTCACTCTACTACAGTTCTCACGTAGGCAGCGTGCATTGAACGTGCCAGACCTCCGTGCAGCACTCCCAATCaggatatatagtatatgtggTTTCCAAAAAGGATTGCATGAAGCTGTCCCGTTCTACTACTCTGCCTTCACTCCATGGATTATAAACTCATTACTCACAAGGACAATGCCTGCATGCTTTCGTGTTTGACGCTGTGAATAAttactttcattgtttggtgtaAAAGTGAGGATTTCCCTGTGCTTTGTTGGCTTTGCTGAGAGTCCAACCTGAAGAAAGGACATCAGTGTCCTGAAAGGCAGCAACATATTTTTCGGGGGTTTATCGTTAGCTCTTAAATATATCTGTTCTgttgctactttatttaatccCAGAAATACTCTAGTTTTATGCTTGGAATGTAATCTCTGATGTCAGGCTGTTCTGTACTGAGCAAATCCCGGGTTATGAGGAGCTTGAAGAGAAAAAGTAAGTTTTTCACAGCAAATTGGTAGTCGGATAATACAGCCCCAAAGGAAAGCTGTGCACCATGGGAGCTGTGAGTAAAGTGTGTCTGGAGAATTAAGTAGAGATTTACAGGCTCGGGACAATGTCTTTAACACCAACTCTACTACCAACAAACGGCACCAGGTTTGCACTAGATCATGGCATTATGGACATACCAAAGCCACCATTTACATTCAATGCTTTACTTTTCAGCCTGACACTATTAATCACTGTGATAGTGTTTGTGGGGAGCATTATTTCACTGGTTTCCTTGTTGAAAATAAAGAGCAGGTCAACTCTGTCTCTGCTGGTGACCTCCCTGTCTGTGGATGACTTAGTCAGTGTTGTACCCACGTCAATTTTTATGTTGCAACAGTGGACAACCCAGGCTCTTCCCCAGCCTCTGTGCTCGGCTGCAGCATTTATCTACTTGTTCCAAGGAATCTCAAGTAATTTCAAGGCATCCTCCATTATTTGCTACAACTTCTATACAGTTAATAAACTAGGAAACAGCGAATCCAGCAAGACATGTGTTAAAATCTATTGGGCCATTGTAACGATATGGGTGATTAGTATTCTAATAAGTGCTATTCCTTTATTTGCTTGGGGAAGATTTCATACTACATCCTGGGGATGTTTTACTGACTGCACAAGttcttacattttgtttttatttggaatCTATTCTCTTTGCTTTTGTATTCTGGTCATCCTTTCTGCCCCTCTAACCCACCAGTTGCTGTGCAGCGATGAGCAACAATATGTTCGTTACAAAGATATTGGCAAAGGTTATCTCACCCCAACGACACCTTTGGGCAGCAATGCCTCTTCCTTGTCTCCTGACAATCACAATGGCAAAACCTTGAAGAATTTCAATGAGAAATATGTAAACCCAGAGGCAGTGTTCAAGAGGAACGTGGCTGAAACAAGTGGGGATGTACAGCATTACTCAAACAGTATTAGAAGCAGCAGGAACATCACAGTACTGTATGCTCAGAAGCGCTTCTCCTTGATCCTTGCTTTGACTAAAGTCATTCTGTGGCTGCCAATCATGGTAAAGACTCACTCTTCACTACTACAATATGTTATTTGTGTCTTTTAATAATACAGGAGGATGTGGTTCATACAAGTTTAATAGGCAGATTAATTCATCCATATGTGACACCTTTACTATAAAGCCAGAGGCATTTTGATGTCTTTTTAAATTAggtcagtggggggggggtcaaaaacTATTTCTAGTGGTTGAATGTTTTCGTGATGCCAGTATGATTGAGCTGTGtagaacaaaatataaatataaataatctcTGCTAAAGGACCTGAGCAATGGGAAATGGTTAAGGAAAACATTACAGCATGACTGTAGCCCAGCCAGGGTGCAGGATTAAAGGACAAAAGCACCGCAGAAATTAATTCAGTGAAGCCTTGGTACCTCTATCCATTAACATGCAGAGAACACTACATGGCTGCCTGTGATATCACACCTATTAGGCTGAACAATAAAGTTTCTTTCTCTAATGGCAGTTTTAGTGAGTGGGATGCACGGGGTGGGgggaatatgtgtttttttttttatcatagtgCTTCCTCTGATTCTCAGTTTTTCTGCCTGAAGTAGATGTAACCCTGGGGGAAGATGTTCAGGGTGGTAAAATATTTCTTTGGCTAAGTAATTAGGGGTTGACATTtcttgttttgttaaatattatttatatatatatatagatatatatatatacacctaaataaaaatgtactaaaatacaatggaagtgctactgatctggccaaattaactacagacatagagaaaaagaagagaaattgatcaatgcacatttcctggtcatataagtaatctatgcagatgcatgtatttacaaagacagggttttttttagttacaacattatgataagattgataagccaaaTGATATATGAAATATGACATCTATAATATAATTCCTGTGAAGTGGTGTAAATTAAATACAGATATTAGGTGGAAGTGAATATGATTATAAGAAAGGAATAGGGTTGGCATTAATTATGTAATGGGTGAGAATGCTACAGTCACCTAATCATAAAGGCATGAATCCAAAATGTTACATGAAGACTATTCCTTGCTGAGGGTAGACTCATGGAGCAGGGGTCTGAATGTGGTGTTTCATGAAACTATTATAAATCAACATTGTAGAGTAATTGTAACTTAAGATTTAAATAAAGGTTATATTACGTTATTTTGAAAGTAGTGTTGCATGAAAGATTGATGCTTTTGCCCATACTCAATATTGCAGTATTATATATTAAACAGATAACTTCAGTTCAGGTGTTATTATTTGTATTGTTGTTATTCTTCTATTGATCTAGCCAAATCAGCATTCACTTGAGTCTGCCATATTGCTCAATACTTATTTTGTTATTTGCATTTGCTGACTCCATGCTCCATGTTTACTTTCTAGATACAAATGGTTGTCCAGCACATTGTTGGCTTTCAGAGCCTCTCTTTTGAGACCCTGAGTTTCATCTTAAGTTTACTGTCTGCCACCACCACTCCGCTCTTTGTCCTGTCTGAGCACTGGAGCCATCTGCCATGTGGCTGCATCATTAACTGCAAGAAGAACACATATGACACGCCAGCAGAAGAAAACCAAAGTAGGATATCGTTGTCatgatttcaaaatatatttggtagcacatcatttttaattgcagAGAttaataatgaatgcacatttagggttcacatttaaattaacagtTGTTTAAGGAATGCATTCAATGGGGGTAATTTAACCACCAAATATGACTTCATTCTAAAAACCCATTTCAACTAAATGCTTGATTCATACTgccaataaatactttttaattggcTGCTGTTACAGGACAAACTTTGCCACAGGTACAACAAAACCCAATAGGAGCAATATACAAGTGTGGTGCACAGAGTGCAGTTTTCTATGTACATTGGCATGTTTCCTACCCCACAATTCCATAGTAATCACGTGTTTGCTCTGTGTTGCATCCACCACAGTTGAGTGTCAAATGGATTCAGAGGAGTGCCATGTTGGTGGGGCGCcataggcaacccggccggccaaCTCACAGTCCCCACCTTGTGAACACACGTTGACTTGCTGCCTACCATGACACCAAGGCATGAGCACAATGATGACCAAGTACTGCAGAGAATAAGCCTCAGCTTCCAAGCAGTGAGGGGACAAGGCACggaataggggtaggcagcagaagaAGCATGTGCCTGGCACCACCTGCCACTATaacctaggcacatgcctcttctgccttcacctaTTTCTGGCCCTGAATGGATGAAATTGAGTTTGCGTTTTTATGCATTTTGTTGTACAAGTTGTGTCTCGCATTTTTAGAGCGAAGGTTGCATCAC from Xenopus laevis strain J_2021 chromosome 5S, Xenopus_laevis_v10.1, whole genome shotgun sequence includes the following:
- the gpr149.S gene encoding probable G-protein coupled receptor 149; its protein translation is MSLTPTLLPTNGTRFALDHGIMDIPKPPFTFNALLFSLTLLITVIVFVGSIISLVSLLKIKSRSTLSLLVTSLSVDDLVSVVPTSIFMLQQWTTQALPQPLCSAAAFIYLFQGISSNFKASSIICYNFYTVNKLGNSESSKTCVKIYWAIVTIWVISILISAIPLFAWGRFHTTSWGCFTDCTSSYILFLFGIYSLCFCILVILSAPLTHQLLCSDEQQYVRYKDIGKGYLTPTTPLGSNASSLSPDNHNGKTLKNFNEKYVNPEAVFKRNVAETSGDVQHYSNSIRSSRNITVLYAQKRFSLILALTKVILWLPIMIQMVVQHIVGFQSLSFETLSFILSLLSATTTPLFVLSEHWSHLPCGCIINCKKNTYDTPAEENQIKKRGLDFNLSFNKGYGIYKISQDNHPTGENSTSYHNLINYDCENMKEPRCDRILNSAMLDFSTISFQDSSMLRDMNTLKTPHTEAKLEQCKEKTFGHLLTEKIGVRNFDKSTFYDGQERRLSHEEGRKPELTDWEWCRSKSERTPRQRSGAALAIPLCAFQGTVSLHAPTGKTLSLSTYEVSSDGQKITPTSKKMEVYRSKSVGHEPNKEDSPNQFPDTNVKIHLEVLEICDNEEAMDTVSIISNISQSSTQARSPSLRYSRKENRFVSCDLGETASYSLIIPTNNHDSDINISIPDTVEAHRQNSKKQHAERDSYQEEIQLLNKAYRKRERDRDN